A region from the bacterium genome encodes:
- a CDS encoding zf-HC2 domain-containing protein, protein MFCYFIRKKLAEYDEGALAPKSKHKVDQHLSQCADCMGELYTLRKTRQIVAELNNEPCPPESYWHQVWQRLRARLFLQ, encoded by the coding sequence ATGTTTTGTTATTTCATCCGTAAAAAATTAGCGGAATATGATGAGGGTGCCCTAGCTCCGAAATCTAAACACAAGGTTGACCAGCATTTAAGTCAGTGCGCGGATTGTATGGGCGAATTATATACGTTGCGGAAAACCCGGCAGATAGTTGCCGAATTGAATAACGAACCATGTCCACCGGAATCATATTGGCATCAGGTCTGGCAGCGACTTCGCGCGCGATTATTTCTACAGTAG